The DNA window CACCGCGTCGATGTAGATTTCGAAGTTCTTCCCGTTGCGGGCGAAGAAGTCCTCCCAGACCTTCGCCTGCTGCGGGCCCATCTTCGTCAGGGCCTGGGACAGGGGCACCTGTCCACTGGTGAAGGCCAACTCAGGCTTGAAGAAGGCCTGGTCGGCCAAGACTCCTTGGGGGGAGTGGTCGGTGGGGTCGAATGCCCACGCCGACGACGTCGCCATCACTGCCATACATACGGCGGATTTCACGACGCTGCGCATGCGGTACTCCTTCGGATGAAGGGACCAACGATTCGAGGAGCCCGCAGGGCCGGAATAGACCTGGGAATCCTCGGGTTGCGCATATTTCAGATTTACTCATAGTGCGTCCCCGCAGAACACCCTGAGTGTTGTCGGGCGGACAATGACTAGACGCGGTACGTGGCCGCGACGGACTCCATGTGTCCGGCGACATCGCGCAAGGACGCGGTAATCCGCTGGGCACTCTGCAATCCCTGCATGGATTCTTCCATCATCCGGGACAAATCTGTCACGGCTGTGAAGATTTGGGCGACGCCCGCATTCTGCTGGGTGACGGCGGCGGCGATCTGCTGAGCGGCGGAGGCGTTGTCCTGGATGATGCGGGTCAGCTCCCGGAGGCTGTCGCCGCTGGCGCGGACCTGTGTCAGCCCCGTCTCCGCGCTGCCCTGGCTCTGCTCGGCCAGGGTGACGGAGGCCTGGATGGACTTGCGGATGTCCTCCAGGATTTCGCGCACCCGGCCCGTGGAGTGGATGGACTGGTCGGCCAGGCTGCGAATCTCGCGCGCCACCACGCCAAAGCCCTTGCCGTGTTCGCCGGAGCGGACGGACTCGATGGCGGCGTTGAGGGCCAGCATGTTGGACTGGTCCGCCAGGTCCTTCACTGTCTGGGTGATGCCGCCAATCTGGCTCGTGCGCTCGTTGAGGGCGGCGATGCTCTGCGCCACGCGGCCCACCTGGTCATGCAACTGCTCGAAGCCCGCGAGGCTGGCCTCGACGGTGGCCTCTCCGGAACGCCCCACTTCGCGCGCCCGCGCGGTGACCCCCAGCACGGCCTGGGAGCGCTCGGCGGCCATCAGGGATGTCTGCTTGATCTCCTGCGCCGTCACCTGCGTCTCCTGGAGGGCCGCGGCCTGCTTCGTCAGCGTGCGCTCCTGCTGCGCCGCCGCGGCCGTCAGCTCCGCCACCGTCTGGCCCAGGACCTTGGTGCCCTGCTGGAGGCCCCGTGTGGACTCCCGCAGGTGCTCCATCATCTGGGCGAACGCGGCGGCCAGCTCCCCGATTTCGTCGCGGCGCGTGGTGACCTCCACATTCTGCGTGAGGTCGCCTTCGCGCACGACGCGGCTCACCACCTCGTTCAGTCGGGTGATGGGCCGGGTGGCCCCGCGCGCCAACCACCAGCCCCCCACTCCCGCCACGGCGAGCGACAGCAGCGTGAGTCCCACGGCGACGCGCTCGGCCCGATTCAGCGGCGCATAGACTTCCTCCGCATCCACCGTCGCCACGAAGCGCCAGCCATCGCCCACGTCGCGCAGCGCCACCTCGTTGAGGGCCGACTCACGGACAATCCCCTCGGCGCGCGCCTGGCCGCCGGCCATCGAGTCGAAGAGCACGAGGCCCTCCGGGTCCACCACCTCGAGGGCGAAGCTCTGCTGCCCCCGGGCTCGCGAGCGCTCCAGCGCGGGCGCCACCACCTGCCCCACCTGGCCCCAGTCATACGCGCCCAGCACCACGCCAATCCGCGCGCCGCTGATGGGGCTGAAGAGGGGGGCCGCGAGCGGCAGCACCGCCTTCCCGAAGAACGGGTCCACCTGCGTGAAGCGCGAGACATCATGGGTGCCATTGCGAGCGGCTCGGAACCACGCGGCGTCGAGGACCTCGCGCTCGCGTCCCGCGTAGGCCTTGAGCAGCCGCTCCTCGCTGGCGGACACCGCGCGCCCGTCGTCGGCGAAGAGCACCACGCCCGCGAAGGTGGGGTGGCGCTTCTTGAAGGTGGCCAGCACCGCGTTGCTCTCGTCGAAGGTCTCGAAGAGCAGCGCGCCTCGGAGGATGGAGTGCTCCGACCAGCTGCGCACCGTGGCCTCGCGCTCCACGAGCGTGGCCTCGACGAGGTCTCGAAGCCCCTGGGCCTCCACCCTCAGCGTCGCGTGGAGCTGCTCCTGCAGGGTGTCGGCGAGGAAGAAGCGGCCCAGGATGTTGAGCGGCAGCAGTGCACACAACGTGAGCAGCGCCACCGCCAGGGTCAACCGGGTGCGCAGGGAGGTTCTGTCGAGGATTCGCATGGAGGTGCGGCGGGACTTCAGAGGTCGAGAAGGGAGAGGCCCACGGTGATGGCGCCGATGACCTGGCGGCCATCACGGACCGGAAGGGAGACCTGGATGACGTACGCTTGCGAGGACTCGTCGAAGAAGGGCTTCTCCTTCAGCACGCGCCCTTCGTTGAAGGGCACCCGGAACTTGTCCTCGTCCCCCTGCCAGTAATCGGACGTGCGCCGGGTGGCGCCCACCAGCGCGCCCCGCCGGTCCATGGCGAAAATCTCGGCGACCCTCCGCCCGAGCGAAGCGCGATGGCGAGCCAGCACGCGGGCACCGGCGGACTCGAGCACCCGCTGCTTGGCCGCGGTGAGCGCCGGCGTCGCCAGCCAGGCATCATCCTCCGCGCGAATGGACGTCAGCGATGCGCCGCGCGCGTTCTGCGCCTTGACCGCGCGAACGAGCTCCGGGTCCACCGCCAGCCGTTGAAGCACTGGCAGCAGGGCCTCCACCTTCTCGAGCTGCGCGACGCCGTCCGGGGGCATCCCCGCGAGCACCGTGAGCACCACGCCGATACACCACATCCAGACCTCAACGCGTCCGCACGCAGTGTTCGGCGGAGACTGCCGTCCCCTTCGCGCCGGCGGATGTCGCCGACGATACCCGAATGAGACATCTCACGTGTGACAGGAACGGGGGCGCCCACTCCGCCCCGCTCGCCTGCCAAGCGCCCTCGCGCGCTGTTCATGAAACCCTGAAAAGACGCGCAAGCTGCGGAGCCCCTTCGCGAAACACGTGAGTGATTGGACTCACAAGCACGGGGTGATGCGTCAACGCACCGCTTGAGCGAAGTGCCGCGCCAGCCGCTGAAGCAGCTCGACGTTCTCCCGCTCCGCGGACTCCAGCTTGGGGAGCTGGGCCTTGAGCTCCGCGAGGTCCTTGCCCCGCTGCCGCAAGTCTTCCGCGCCCAGGTCCAACCAGTGCCCCATCTCCCGGGCCGTCAACTCCAGGTGGAACTGGAAGCCATACGACGCCCCCAGGCGGAAGGCCTGTTGCGAGTAGCGGTCCGTCGACGCGAGCAACGTGGCCCCGGGCACGGCCTTGTACGTATCCCCGTGCCAATGCGCGACGACGGTGCGGGGCCGGGCCCCCGCGATGACCGGGTCCTTCACTCCATCGGCGGTCCAGCGCACCGGGGCGACGCCGACCTCGAAGCCGTTCTTCCCCGCGAAGACCTCCGCGCCCGCGGCGCTGGCGAGCATCTGCGCGCCCAGGCAGATGCCCAGACAGGCCCGCTCGTAGGCCAGCCGCTCGGTGAGGATGGCGAGCTCCTCGCGGAGGAACGGGTGCTGGTCCGCCTCGTAGACGCCCATCGGGCCGCCCATGACCACGACCAGCTCCGCGTCCACGTCCTCGCGGCGCACGGAGCGGAACCGGTGGACCAGGGTGAAGCCCACCTCGGTCAACGCCAGGCCCAGCAGCCCCACACCCTCATGCTCCTCATGCTGGTAGACCACCGCGCGCATCGGTTCACCCTCCCTGCCGTCATCCGCGCGCGGCAGCCTAGCTGGAATCGTCGGGCTAGCGCTTGCCGTCCTTGAGGATGCGCAGCAGCCCTTCCTGCGCCACGGAGGCGACGAGCCGTCCGTCGCGCGAGTAGATGGAGCCTCGCGCCAGGCCCCGGGCATTGCCGCCCCACGGGCTGTCCATGACGTAGAGCAGCCAGTCATTCACCTTCAGGTCCCCATGGAACCAGAGGGCATGGTCCAGGCTCGCGCCAATGACGTTCGGCTGGAAGAAGCTGGCCGCGTGGGGCAGGAGCGCGGTGCTGATGAGGTTGAAGTCCGACGCGTAGGCCAGGACGTACTTGTGGACCTGCGGGTCTTCCGGAAGGTCGCCGTCGGCCCGGAACCAGACCGCCTTCCGGGGCTCGGTGGGCTTGGGGTTGAACGGGTCCGTGTACTCGACGGGCCGGATTTCGATGGGCTTGGGGCAGAGAATCTTCTCCCGCAGCCGCGCGGGGATGCGCTCCGCCTGCCGTGACCACAGCTCCAGGTCCGTGGGCAGCCCCTCCGGCGCGGGGACGTCCGGCATTGGGGCTTGATGCTCGTAGCCGGCCTCGTCGCCATGGAAGCTGGCCATCATCGTGAAGATGGGCTGACCCTTCTGGATGGCCACCACGCGCCGGGTGCTGATGCTGCCGCCGTCGCGCACCCGGTCCACGGTGTAGACGACCGGGAGCCCCGCATCCCCGGGCCGCAGGAAGTAGCCATGCAGCGAGTGGACATGCCGGGCTGACTCCGCCGTCCGACTGGCCGCCGACAGGGCCTGACCCAGCACCTGTCCGCCAAAGAGCTGGCGGAAGCCCAGGTCCTGGCTCTTGCCACGAAAGAGGTTCTCCTCGATGGACTCCAGCTTGAGCAGCTCCAGCAGCTCGTCCAGGACTCGACTCATGGCCCCCCGTCCTACCCGACCCGGCCACCCCTGTCTCGCCCTCCGTGGACGCAACGTGTCGTAGCGCTCACCCAGCCCCTCCGCTCGGCATCGGGTGCCCGCCGAACACAGACACCGCGGGGCGCGCAGCCACCCCGCATGTCCCGGTAACGCGTCTACAGGTGTAGCGCTCCTTCGAATGTGACATGCGATTGACGCCGGGCGTCAATCGGAGGGGGTGGCTTGAAGCGCGTCACCCGAGTGGGCGACGCTTGTTTGCACTTGAGACATCCACGCTCGGCTCCACGCAGCCACCGCCGTACACAACCTTCGACGGGGGGAGAATGCAGTCCAACGTTTTCACCGCGGTTCTGATTCCACTGTCGTTGGCCATCATCATGCTCGGCCTGGGCTTGTCTCTGACGCTCGAGGACTTCAAGCGCGTCATCCTCTACCCGCGGGCGGTGATTATCGGGCTCGTGTGCCAGATGTTGATCCTCCCCGCGGGCTGCGCGCTGGTGGCCCACGCCTTCGGGCTGGCGCCGGAGCTGGCGGTGGGGCTGATGCTGCTGGCGGCGTCACCCGGAGGCGCCACGGCGAACCTCTTCAGCCACCTGGCGCGAGGGGATGTGGCGCTCAACATCACGCTCACGGCGGTGAACAGCGCGCTGACCCTCGTCACCCTGCCCCTCATCGTCAACATGTCCCTCCAGCACTTCATGGGTGAGGACCGCGCGGTGCCCATGCAGTTCACCAAGGTGATCCAGGTCATGGTCATCGTGATGGGGCCGGTGAGCATCGGCATGCTCATCCGCTCGCGCCGCCCGGACCTGGCCACGCGGTTGGACAAGCCCATCCGGATCCTGTCCGCGGTGTTCCTGGCGTTGATGATTGTCGGCGCCGTGCTCCAGGACCGGAACAACATCGGCGCGTACTTCAAGCAGGTGGGGCTGGCCGCGCTGACGTTCAACCTGTTGAGCATGGCCGTCGGCTTCGTCACGCCGCTGCTGTTCCGGCTTCCGCGCAAGCAGGCGGTGGCCATCGGGATGGAGATCGGCATCCACAATGGAATCCTCGCGATGACCATCGCCATGAGCCCGCTGCTGCTGGGCAACGCGACCATGGCCATCCCTCCTGCCATCTACAGCATCATCATGTACTTCACGGCGGCGGCGTTCGGCTTCGCCGTCACCCGCGGCGGCCCGGCCCCCATCCTTCACGAGGAAGTGTCGAGATGATGTATCAGCGTCCTTCGAAGGCTCTGCGCACGCTGTGTCTCGCGCTGGGCCTCGCCGCATCCCCCGCCCTCGCGCAGCAGCAGGAGTCCACGGCCTCCCTGCCGGATGTACCGACGGCGGGGCCCACGCCTCCTCCCGAAGTCACCCCGGCCAACGAGCCCTCTCCCGCGGTGCCGCTCCGCCCCATCCCCAACGTCCGGCTGTACCTGACCAGCCTCAACCTCTTCCGCGTCAATCCCCTGGGACTGGAGACGCAGAACCGGCTGGTGCTCCAGAAGCGCCTGTTCGACAGCACGTCGGTGGTGCTGCGCGACACGTTCGTCAACGCGGCCGCGAGCCTGAAGGTCAGCCCCGCCTCGCTCAAGGTGGGGCCCACGGTGGAGATTCAGCCCGTGGCGCTGTTCAACCTGCGCGCCAGCTACGAGTACACCCAGTTCATGGGGACCATGGGCTTCCTCCAGTCGTATCCGGACCCGATCCGGGACTTCTCGGACGACGCGCTCGACGCGGGCGAGGACAGCGCCTACAGCACCAGCGGCCATCACTTCATGCTGGAGCCCACGCTCCAGGCCAAGGTGGGCCCCATCGCGGTTCGCACCAAGTTCAGCTTCGAGTACTGGAACCTCTCGCTGCGCGACGGCGAGACGACGTTCTACGACCCGTTCCTCGACACGCTGCTCGCGGGCAAGGGGTGGGTCTACACGAACGACTCGGACGTCATCTACCTGGCGGACCGGTGGGCCACGGGCGTGCGCTTCAGCGGCGTCTGGCCGCAGTACGACGCGGACCAGGGCATCAGCGGCTCTCGCAAGGCCAACAACAGCCACATGCGCGTGGGGCCGTTCGCCTCATATGCCTTCAACCAGGATGAGGGGACGCTGTTCAACCGCCCCACGGTGGTGGCGTCGGTGGCCTGGTACCTGAAGCATCCCAGCCGCCAGGACGCCCTGCCCTTCATGTTCGTGGGCTTCGCGTTCAACTCGGATCTGATGCGCACGCGATGAGCGCATCTCCGCTCCCGCGCGAGTCGCCACGCGGGAGCGGAATGGGTGTGGACTTCAGTGGTCGTGGTGACCGTCCGGCCCGTGCGCGTGGCCGTGCTCCAGCTCTTCCTTCGACGCGGCGCGAACGTCCGTCACCTTGCCGTCGAAGTGCAGCGTCTTGCCGGCGAGCGGGTGGTTGTAGTCCACCGTCACTTCCTTCTCGTTCACGCTCTTGACGAGGAACTCCACCTCGTCACCGTCCGGGTCCTCGGCGGTGAGGATGCCCCCGGCCTCGAGCTTCAGGTCCGGCGGGAACATGTCCCGGGGAACCACTTCGATGCCCTCGTCGTCGTAGGGGCCGTAGCCCTCCTCGGGCGGGACGACGACGGAGAAGGCATCACCCTTCACCTTGCCCTCGAGCGCCTTCTCCAGACCGGGGACCAGCTGCTCGTGGCCCTGCAGGTAGACGAGCGGATCTCCGGCATCGCTCTCGTCGATGACCTGTCCATCGCCCAGGTGCAGCTTGAAGTCGATGGAGACGACACTGTCCTTCGTGATTTTCATGGCGCCCCTCATAGCCCAGGCCGTGGATTCGCGCCCCCATCATGTGCTCGTTCCGAACACAGGAGTGCGAGGAACCGGGGGCGCCCGCCCGAAATCAGACGCAAGGGCTCAGGCGCCCGAACGCGGAGGCCGGGCCTCCAGGTCCAGCGAGTGGGCGCGAGCGATCCGCTCCAGCCGGCCCTCGATGCGGAGCAGGCGGCGCTGGTGGTCCTCCGGGGCCTCCGCCGCCGCCGCGAGCCGGGCATGCCGCAGCGCGCCCGCGAGGTCCTTGAGGGAATGCTCGTAGAGCTTGGCCAGCTCCAGGTGCAGCGTCGCCGCCTGGACACCTCGGGCTGAGAGCAGCGCCTGGTGCAGGTGCTCGGCCGCGGCCTGGGGTTCTCCGGCCATGCGGGCCAGCCGTGACGCCAGGGCATGGGCCTCCATCCCCACTGCTCCGGAGCCTCGGGTCGCCGCATGGGCGAAGGCCCGCGCCCGGGCATGGTCCCCCGCCCGGAACGCCACCCCCGCGAAGCCCAGGAGGTCCCTGGGGTCCTCGCCCGTGGGCACGTCGGTGCCGTCTCCCGCCCGGAAGCGGCGCACCATCTCTCCGAGCAGTGCGGCCAGGAGGAGCAGGTCGTTCGCGTTGTGCTCCAACACGGGCGTCAACGCCGAGCCGTCCCCTCCTCGCAGGTAGCGGAAGTACAGGTCTGGAATCAGGGAGCCGTCCACGTCATCGACGCGGCGATGGCCGAGGACGTGCTCCTCCATGTGCACCAGCCGAGTGCCTGCCCCCCGGTGCTTGAAGACGCGGCGGGCGCAGTGCAGCAGGTCCAGGTGCGGCAGCTCGGCGGGTGTCTTGACGCGGTTGAGCACGAAGCGCGTGCGCAGCAGGGGCCAGTCGAAGCTCTTGCCGTTGAACGTGACCAGGCATGAGGACGCCGCCATGCGCTCGGCGAGGACTCGAAGCATGGGGGCTTCCTCCCCCAGCTTGCGAAGGAAGAGCTGGTGGACTCGCAGCGAGCGGCCCTCGAACCAGGCCAGGCCCACGAGGAAGGGCACGGTGCCCGTTCCTCCCGCGAGCCCCGTGGTCTCGGTGTCTAGGAAGAGCATCCGCTGGTAGTCCACGCCCGCCAGGTCTTCGTGCAGTGCGAGCCGCGCGACGAGCGCGCCCTCTACATCCAGAGCTCCGGCCACGGGTGCGGTGCCGTGATGGTGGTCCGGCGACAGGACACGCTCGGAGACGTGGACCGTCCCGTGGGGAGTGTCCTGGGGAGCTACCGGAAGCGGGCCAGGGCGGGCACGCGCGGGCGTGGCGGCGCGGCGGGCGGAGGTCTGTCCTTGCCGCTCGGACCAGTCCGCGAGCATCCGACGGAGGGACTCGACGCGAGGATCTGAAGGGCGCGGCGGCTCCGGCGCGGGCGGACTCGGCTCGATGACGGCGGACAGGCCCGTGGGCGGCGCGGCATCGACCCCTTCCGCGCGCGGATTGGTGACGGAGGGAATGCCCGAGGGCGGAGCGGCGTCGACGCCGTTCTCGCGCTGCTCGGTGACGACGGGAAGGCCCGAGGGCAGCGCGGCATCGACGCCTTCCGCGCGCGGCTCGGGCGCGATAGGAGGCGTGGCGGCACCTCGGGACGCGGGCTTGCCACCCGGGCCCACGCCCGTCAGCCGCGCCAGCTTTCGCTTGAGGTCCACGCGCCGAGCCTCCGCCTACTGCACACCCGCGACGCCCAGGGCGGACAGGACTTCCAGGCCGAGGCGCTTGCGCGGATGCGGGTCCACGGGCGCCTGTCCGGGCATGACGCCCGACGCCGGTCCGATGCACGCGGGGCAGCCCTCCTCACACGCGCACGACTCCAGCAATCGCCGGGCACGAACGAGCAGCTCATCGCGCTGGTCGAAGAGCCGAGCCGCCAGTCCCACGCCCCCGGGCACGTTGTCGTAGAGGAAGATGGTGGGGTCGAACCCCACGCCGCCATCCTTGCGAGGCGGGCCTTCCGCGTCGTCGCGGCTGCCCAACGTCTTGCCGATGTCTCGTGGGTCGATCATCAACCCCACACACGCCACCGTCCGAAGCGCGGTGGCCACGCCGCGCAGCGCATCGATGACCGCGGGGCGAGGCGCATTCATCGAGCGCACCACCGACTCCGGAACCGTCAGCCACAGCGCCGTGGTGTGCATCTGCATCTCCGGCAGCGCCACCTCGCCGTAACCGACGTTCTCGTGCGTGTGGTACTTGATCTTCTTGTAGCCCACCACCTTCTCGATGACGCTCACCTCGCCCATCCCGGCCTGGAGCGCCGGGCCGATGGGCGCGCCCTGGTCCTCCTGGATGACATTCACGCGCACGTAGGTCATCGCGTCCGTGAAGTAGTCCGGCGCCACCTTGCGCACGAAGGCCTTGTGGTTCTCATAGTCGAAGTGCTCGACCTGATACTGCTCGGCCTCGTGTTGGTAGATGGCCTGCTCGTGCAGCATCGTGTGCGCGGAGCGGAAGTCCATCTCCGCCAGCGTCCGGTCCGTGCCCCGCTCGATGATGACGACGTTGTCCCAGCCCACGCTGCGCAGTGACACGTGATTGGCCGGGTACGCATCCGAGGACCAGTGGAACACGCGCCGTCCCCCCTCCCCGGCCGTGGGATGCACCACCTCGTGCTGGGCGAGGAACCCCAGCGCCTCCGCGGTCGACTCGGCCGGCACGTCTCCGAAGGGCTCACCCTCTTCGAACGGCAGCTCGAAGGAGGCGCACTTGAGGTGCTGAACAAGAATCTCCACGTTGTCCGGGTCGATGCGCGCGTGCTCCACTGGAGCGCCGATGAGAAAGCGAGGGTCCGCCGCGAGGTACTGGTCCAGCGGCGCGCTCGACGTCACGAGCAGCGCGAGGCTCCCCGCGCCCCGGCGTCCCGCACGACCAAACCGCTGCATGAGGGCCGCGACCGAGCCCGGATATCCCGCGCACACCACGGCGTCCAACGAGCCGATGTCGATGCCGAGCTCCAACGCGTTGGTGGCGACGACACAGCGCACCTCGCCCGCGCGCAACGCGGCCTCCGTCGCGCGGCGCGTGCCCGGGAGATAGCCGCCGCGATAGCCCTGGATGAGCGACGGGTCGAGCTTCTCCTCGACGAAGCGGTCTCTCAGGTACTTGAGCATCACCTCGATGTTGTTGCGCGACTGGCCGAACAGCAGCGTGGACACGCCCGCGCGCACCAGGTCCGCCGTCAGCCGCACGGACGTCTTCAGGTAGCTGGCGCGAATGCCCAGCTCCGCGTTGACCACGGGCGGGTTGAACACCATGACCCGGCGCTCGCCGGAGGGCGCGCCGCTCTCCGAGACGAGCTCGACGTCACAGCCGAGCATCCGCCGCGCGTGCGCCTGGGGATTGCCGATGGTGGCCGACGCCGCGATGAACACCGGGTCCGAGCCATGGAAGCGCGCCACGCGGCGCAGCCGGCGCAGGACGTTCGCCAGGTGTGAGCCGAAGACGCCTCGATACGTGTGCAGCTCGTCGATGACGACGAAGCGCAGGTTCGAGAACAAGCGGGCCCAGTTCGCGTGATGCGGGAGGATGCCCGTGTGCAGCATGTCCGGGTTGGTGAGCAGCACGCCCCCGCGCTCACGGGCGGCCCGCCGCGCATCCGCCGGAGTGTCTCCGTCGAAGGTGATGGCGCCATGAGTCAGCCCGGCTTCGCGCATGAAAGCGCGCAGGGATTCTTCCTGGTCTCTCGACAGGGCCTTGGTGGGAAACAGGTACAGGGCCCGCGCCTGGGGCTCCCGCGCGAAGCGGTCCAGCAGCGGAAGGTTGTAGCAAAGGCTCTTGCCCGAGGCGGTGGGGGTGGCGATGACCAGGTTCTTCCCCCCGCGAGCCAGACGGTACGCCTCCGCCTGGTGGGAGAAGAGCTGCTCGACGCCCCGGAGGCGCAGGGCCTCGCGCACCTGAGGGGCCACCTCGTCGGGGATGGGGGCGAAGGAGCCCACGCGGGCGGGGGACGCCTCGTCGAGGGAGAAACACGACGCCAAGGCCCGGTCCGTGCGCCACTGCTGAAGCACGGAGTCCAGTCCCCGAGGGGCATTCCAGGGCGTACGACGTGGGCCGCCAAAGGCCCCCTCTTCCTTCTCGGACTTCATGGGGCGGGCACTGTACAGGTGTGTACCCGGACGGACAACGCGAACGGGGCAGGGCGCGCGGAATGCGGCTCGGCTAGGGTGCGCGCTCGTGGCCCTCGCCATCTTCCTGTTCACCTACGTCTTCATCGCCGGTGCTCGCCTCCCCTACCTCAAGCTGGACCGCCCTGGGGGGGCGCTCCTGGGCGCCGTGCTCATGGTGGTCCTCGGCGTCGTCACCCCCGCCGAGGTCTTCAACCACAGCGAGGACCCGGCCCGGCACGCCATCGACGCGGACACCATCGTCCTGTTGCTGGGGATGATGTTGCTGGCGGCGTACCTCGCCCAGGCGTCCTTCTTCCGCACCGCGGGCGCCTGGGCGGTCCGGCACGCCCACACGCCGCGTCGCCTGCTCCTCGCGGTGACCTTCATCTCCGCGGTGCTGTCCGCCTTCCTCGTCAACGACACCGTGTGCCTGATGCTCGCGCCGCTGGTGCTCGCCACCGTGGAGGACGCCCGCCTGCCCCCCGCGCCCTACCTGCTCGCGGTGTGCATGGGGAGCAACAGCGGCTCGGTGGCCACCTTCACGGGCAACCCGCAGAACATGCTCATCCAAGGGGCGTCCGGCATCTCGTATGCCAGCTTCGCGGCGTACATGGCGCTGCCCGCGCTGCTCTCCACGGCCATCGTCGCGGGCTCGCTCCTGTTCGTCTTCCGCAAGGAGCTGTCCTCGGCGCGGTTCGACCCCCACCCGCCGCCTCCGCCCGTCGACCGGGGACTGCTGGCGATGACGCTCGTGGTGATGCTGGGCGTGGTCGCGGCCTTCTTCGCGGGCCTGCCGATGAGCTGGAGCGCGCTCGCGGGCGCGGCGCTCGTCATGGCGCTGTCCCGCAGGGAGCCTCGCGAGGCGCTGGAGCGCGTCGACTGGGTGCTGCTCCTGTTCTTCTCCAGCCTCTTCGTCGTGGTGTACGGCGTGAACAAGAACGGGTGGGCGGAGGACATCCGCCAGGTGTTCGCGCCGCTGATGATGGGCTCGAGGCTGCGCGAGAGCCTGGGCTTCGCGGGGCTGACGCTCGTGGCGTCCAACCTCTTCAGCAACGTGCCCTTCGTGATGCTCGCGCGCTCGTGGGTGCCCTCGCTCCAGGACGTGGAGCTGGGCTGGCACGTGCTCGCGCTGGGCTCCACGCTCGCCGGCAACCTCACGCTGGTGGGCAGCGTCGCCAACCTCATCGTCTTCGAGGCGGCCCGAGGCAAGGTGGACATGACCTTCATGCGCTACCTGCGCGTGGGGCTCCCCGTCACGCTCCTCAGCTTCGTCGCGGGGCTCGCCGTGCTCTACGCGGAGCACGCCCTCTTCTGAGCCCCGCCCCCGGGCCCTAGTTCGGGTCCGGGTCGGGCAGCTCGCCCGGAGCCAGCTCCGGCTCGGGCGGCTTCGGAGGTTCCACCACCACGGGGGTGACGGTGTCCGGCGCGGCGGAGACCGCGGGCGCTTCGGGTGACGGACCCGGGCGCCGCTCCCGAGGCGTCAGGTCCTTCACGAAGTCCAGCGCCACCGTGTCGAGCATGGACGTCATCGCCTGGCGGAAGAGGTCCGGGTTCTTGCCGACCTTGAACGGGTCCAGGTGCGCGGCGTCGGACTCGGACTGGTCCACTTCGAACGGACGGCGCCACACCTCCGAGCGCCCATCCAGCGTGAACATCCGCCCGTAGCCCCGGAGGTAGGCTCCCGCGTGGCCCTTGTGGCTGCGCATGCCG is part of the Myxococcus landrumus genome and encodes:
- a CDS encoding DEAD/DEAH box helicase, whose product is MKSEKEEGAFGGPRRTPWNAPRGLDSVLQQWRTDRALASCFSLDEASPARVGSFAPIPDEVAPQVREALRLRGVEQLFSHQAEAYRLARGGKNLVIATPTASGKSLCYNLPLLDRFAREPQARALYLFPTKALSRDQEESLRAFMREAGLTHGAITFDGDTPADARRAARERGGVLLTNPDMLHTGILPHHANWARLFSNLRFVVIDELHTYRGVFGSHLANVLRRLRRVARFHGSDPVFIAASATIGNPQAHARRMLGCDVELVSESGAPSGERRVMVFNPPVVNAELGIRASYLKTSVRLTADLVRAGVSTLLFGQSRNNIEVMLKYLRDRFVEEKLDPSLIQGYRGGYLPGTRRATEAALRAGEVRCVVATNALELGIDIGSLDAVVCAGYPGSVAALMQRFGRAGRRGAGSLALLVTSSAPLDQYLAADPRFLIGAPVEHARIDPDNVEILVQHLKCASFELPFEEGEPFGDVPAESTAEALGFLAQHEVVHPTAGEGGRRVFHWSSDAYPANHVSLRSVGWDNVVIIERGTDRTLAEMDFRSAHTMLHEQAIYQHEAEQYQVEHFDYENHKAFVRKVAPDYFTDAMTYVRVNVIQEDQGAPIGPALQAGMGEVSVIEKVVGYKKIKYHTHENVGYGEVALPEMQMHTTALWLTVPESVVRSMNAPRPAVIDALRGVATALRTVACVGLMIDPRDIGKTLGSRDDAEGPPRKDGGVGFDPTIFLYDNVPGGVGLAARLFDQRDELLVRARRLLESCACEEGCPACIGPASGVMPGQAPVDPHPRKRLGLEVLSALGVAGVQ
- a CDS encoding SLC13 family permease; translation: MALAIFLFTYVFIAGARLPYLKLDRPGGALLGAVLMVVLGVVTPAEVFNHSEDPARHAIDADTIVLLLGMMLLAAYLAQASFFRTAGAWAVRHAHTPRRLLLAVTFISAVLSAFLVNDTVCLMLAPLVLATVEDARLPPAPYLLAVCMGSNSGSVATFTGNPQNMLIQGASGISYASFAAYMALPALLSTAIVAGSLLFVFRKELSSARFDPHPPPPPVDRGLLAMTLVVMLGVVAAFFAGLPMSWSALAGAALVMALSRREPREALERVDWVLLLFFSSLFVVVYGVNKNGWAEDIRQVFAPLMMGSRLRESLGFAGLTLVASNLFSNVPFVMLARSWVPSLQDVELGWHVLALGSTLAGNLTLVGSVANLIVFEAARGKVDMTFMRYLRVGLPVTLLSFVAGLAVLYAEHALF